The genomic interval TTTAAAGGTGACCGGAGAAGCGAGAGTGGCCGTGAACCACTGCCTGCTGGCCACGGCGCCCGTGGCGCTTGGTGAAATCCGGGTGGTCTATTCCCACCCCCAGGCCCTGGCCCAGTGCCAGCGATTTTTGCTCAAGAACAAATTGGAAGCGCGGCCATTTTATGACACGGCCGGGGCGGCCAAGATGTTGGCCCGTGAGAATCCCAGGGCCGCGGCGGCCATTGCCAGCAGTCTGTGCTCGGAATTGTACGATCTTGCGATCATCGCCAGCGGCATTGCCGATGGCATCTCGAACTCGACCCGCTTTTTGCTGTTGGCCCGCGCCCCCTTCGAAGGCCCGGGCGAAAAGACATCGATCATCTTTGCCACGGCGCACGAAGCCGGTCAGTTGTTCAATGTGCTGCGGCTGTTTGCCGAAGAACACATCAACCTCACGCGCATCGCCTCCATGCCGTTGCGCTCGGATCCGGGCAACTACAGTTTTTTCCTCGATTTCGAGGGCGGCATGCAAGACGCTCACGTCCAGCGCGTCTTCGAACAGCTCGATCGCATGTCCATTCATGTCAAACGTCTTGGCAGCTACCCGATGGATCGATCGGAGTGCTAATAAGGCTGAATAAACAGCCGGCTAATTCAGAAGCAGACAGAGGTCCATTTGGACGGACCGATACAGCAACGTCGCGCGTTCCCCTATTTACATCGTATGTTGTGACTACTTGCTCGTAGAATGCTTATGGCAAGGGGTCTTAGGGGGCGATCAATTTTTCTATCAATCCCTTAGACCATTTTGTATCTCATCCGACATGAAACCACTCAGAATCAAGCTTCTATAAAGCTCATTTCCTCTGAAATCATGCTGGTGGCCTCTCTGCAGGGACAAAATTCACGACTGGGTTGACAAGCCCATCTCGTTGTATTACGTTGGCGTCGCCCTTGATCGGGACCGCTTCATCATCCGGTCGCGTTCCTACAAAACGGACTTTCTCCGTTTATTCAATGAAAACAAACCGCTAACGAAAGGAGATCCTGTGGGAAGTCGCTGTAGAATTTGCGGGACACCGGTAAGTCATGTAACAATTTGTAATCATTGTAGAAATGTGCGTGAAGAGCGGCGTTTTTTCAAGATGGTCAACCACGAGGAGCTCAAGGCGACCCAGGAAATCGCCGGCGGGCGGGACGTGGCGCCGCCCACCAGGGATATCACATCGAGATAACGCCGGCGTTTGGAAGTTGCCATCCACGTCAGCGATCATTCAAACGCGTGCCCCTTCCTTTCCCGGTGCCTGCGAAAACAAGAAATTTGCCATACGCAGGCACCGAGGGGTTTCGTGCACGCCTCATGACCTCCCCCATTAAACCGCCCTCTTTTTTGCTTGCCAAACTTGATCTCCACATGATGATCGGCGCGGTGCGTCAACCTATTTCGCTTTCTTGCTCTTCAGAGCCGCATGCGCGGCCGCCAATCTGGCGATGGGCACCCGAAACGGCGAGCAAGAAACGTAGGTGAGCCCCAATTCGTGGCAAATGGCGATGGAGTCGGGATCGCCGCCATGTTCGCCGCAAATGCCGCACTCCATGTCCTTGCGGGTTGTGCGCCCTTTCTTGATGGCGATGCGCATCAATTCACCGACGCCGTCCCGGTCCAGGGTGGCAAATGGGTTCTCTGGCAAGATGCCGCGGTTCAGGTAACCGATGAGAAAGCCCGCTTCGGCGTCGTCGCGGGAAATGCCATAGGTGGTCTGGGTCAGGTCATTGGTCCCGAACGAGAAAAATTGGGCATGCTCGGCGATCCGGTCGGCCGTCAGGGCGGCTCTCGGCAACTCGATCATGGTCCCGAATTTATATTCGATCTCAATCCCCTGCTCGGCCATTACCTTGCGCGCCTCGTTCTCGAGCACCTCGCGCTGCACCTTGAGCTCATTGGCGTGGCTGGTCAGCGGGATCATCACCTTGGGGAGCACCTTGACGCCTTCGCGGGTCACTTCACAGGCCGCCTCGAAGACGGCCCTGACCTGCATGGTGGTCAGTTCGGGAATCTGAATGCCCAATCGCACCCCGCGGAGGCCGAGCATGGGGTTTTGTTCGTGCAGATGTTCAGCCTGTTTTCGAATTGTCTCCTTGCGTTGAATCTGCTGCAACAAACTGTCGATTTCGGCAAGGGTGGGGGCATGCTTGACCCGCATCTTGAGATCGGCCAATTCATTGATCAGTTGGACCAGATCGGGCAGGAATTCGTGCAAGGGCGGATCGATGAGCCGGATGATGACCGGCAACCCGTCCATGACGCGAAACAATCCGGCAAAATCCTCCCTCTGGAAGGGGAGCAACGTGTTGAGGGCTTCGCGCCGATCGAACGGCAGCTGGGCCATGATCATTTTCTGGATGTAGGGCAGGCGCTCGCTTTCAAAAAACATGTGCTCGGACCGGCACAGGCCGATTCCCTCGGCCCCGTATTCTCTCGCCCGTTGGGCATCCACGGGGTAATCGACATTGGCCCAGACGCCCAGGGTGCGGATCTCGTCGGCCCAGGCGAGCAGTTTGATGAGCCAGGGATCCTTGATATCGGGCACCATGGTTGTCAACTGGCCGATAAAGATCTCTCCTGTATTGCCATCCAGCGACAACCAATCGCCCTCTTGAATCACCCGATCGCCGACGCTCATGCGTCGTTTGTTCAGGTCGATCTGCAGGGCCGATACGCCGACAATGGCCGGTTTGCCGAATTGGCGGGCCACCAGCGCCGCATGACTGGTCCGGCCGCCCCGGCTGGTCAAAATACCCTTGGCGGCCAGCATGCCATGGACGTCGTCGGGTTTGGTTTCCGGGCGCACCATCAAGACCTTGCGGCCCTGCTCCTTGGCCCAGGATTCGGCCAGGTCGGCATCGAACACCACCTTGCCCACGGCGGCGCCGGGTGAGACATTGAGTCCGCGGGCCAGCACCATACCCTGGGACCGGGCCTCGGCGATGGCCTGGGTGTCGAACTGGGGGTGGAGGAAAAAGTCGATCTGGCTGGGAGATACGCGCGTCACGGCCTCTTCGTGGGTGATCAGCCCCTCTTCGGCCATGTCTACGGCGATGCGCACCGCGGCCTGGGCGGTGCGTTTGCCGTCCCGGGTCTGCAACATCCAGAGTTTACCCTTTTCAATGGTGAACTCGATGTCCTGCATGTCGCGGTAGTGTTTTTCGAGGACCTTGGCAATCTGCTGCAACTCCGCATAGGCCTCGGGCATGTCATCGGCCAATTGATCGATATCCTTGGTCATGCGGATACCTGCGACCACATCCTCACCCTGGGCATTGATCAGGTAATCCCCTTCCAGCTTGGGTGCGCCGGTGGCTCCGTTGCGGGTCATGGCCACACCGGTGGCGCAATCGTCGCCCATGTTGCCGAACACCATGGTGACGATATTGACGGCCGTGCCCAGATCATGGGCAATTCCGGCCGCATTCCGATAATCGACGGCCCGCTTGCCGTTCCAGCTTTTGAACACCGCTTCGGTGGCCATCTTGAGTTGCTCGACGGGGTC from Desulfatitalea tepidiphila carries:
- the ppdK gene encoding pyruvate, phosphate dikinase, yielding MSTKKWVYLFDELDQAMQYVNDEWDGLRGLFGGKGANLADMQRIGVPVPPGFTVTTEACNGYLAGGGVFPDGMWDQELQALMAIEKKTGKTFGDADHPLLVSCRSGAKFSMPGMMDTVLNIGLNDETAKGMIRHTKDPRFVYDAYRRLIQMFGSVVMNIPDEAFESAIEQMKREVGAASDADLTGAQWQYLTARFKTIFRSHTQVDFPQDPVEQLKMATEAVFKSWNGKRAVDYRNAAGIAHDLGTAVNIVTMVFGNMGDDCATGVAMTRNGATGAPKLEGDYLINAQGEDVVAGIRMTKDIDQLADDMPEAYAELQQIAKVLEKHYRDMQDIEFTIEKGKLWMLQTRDGKRTAQAAVRIAVDMAEEGLITHEEAVTRVSPSQIDFFLHPQFDTQAIAEARSQGMVLARGLNVSPGAAVGKVVFDADLAESWAKEQGRKVLMVRPETKPDDVHGMLAAKGILTSRGGRTSHAALVARQFGKPAIVGVSALQIDLNKRRMSVGDRVIQEGDWLSLDGNTGEIFIGQLTTMVPDIKDPWLIKLLAWADEIRTLGVWANVDYPVDAQRAREYGAEGIGLCRSEHMFFESERLPYIQKMIMAQLPFDRREALNTLLPFQREDFAGLFRVMDGLPVIIRLIDPPLHEFLPDLVQLINELADLKMRVKHAPTLAEIDSLLQQIQRKETIRKQAEHLHEQNPMLGLRGVRLGIQIPELTTMQVRAVFEAACEVTREGVKVLPKVMIPLTSHANELKVQREVLENEARKVMAEQGIEIEYKFGTMIELPRAALTADRIAEHAQFFSFGTNDLTQTTYGISRDDAEAGFLIGYLNRGILPENPFATLDRDGVGELMRIAIKKGRTTRKDMECGICGEHGGDPDSIAICHELGLTYVSCSPFRVPIARLAAAHAALKSKKAK
- a CDS encoding bifunctional chorismate mutase/prephenate dehydratase; this translates as MRLEEIRHKIDKIDRELLVLLQERMGLAIMAKKFKSEVVDVKREETVLSRPERMNLDLVERSFARQLLRTIIQESKRLQQEERKLVAFQGEAGAYGEVACRKLVPGGAYIPCMEFVDVFQGVQEGYFDLGVVPVENSLEGAVTQVNDLLTTTDLKVTGEARVAVNHCLLATAPVALGEIRVVYSHPQALAQCQRFLLKNKLEARPFYDTAGAAKMLARENPRAAAAIASSLCSELYDLAIIASGIADGISNSTRFLLLARAPFEGPGEKTSIIFATAHEAGQLFNVLRLFAEEHINLTRIASMPLRSDPGNYSFFLDFEGGMQDAHVQRVFEQLDRMSIHVKRLGSYPMDRSEC